The DNA region CCCACCCTGGAGAACGTCAGCAGGTCGTTGATCAACACCTGCATTCGCTTGGCCCCGTCGACGGCGAAACCGATGTACTCGGCGCCGCGTTCGTCGAGTTGATCGCCGTAGCGCTTCTCCAGCAGCTGACAGAAAGACGCCACCTTGCGTAGCGGCTCCTGCAGATCGTGGGAAGCCACGTAGGCGAACTGCTCGAGTTCGGCGTTGGACCGGCGCAGTTCCTCGGCGTGTTCATCCAGCGCAGCTGTCGCCGCCTGCGAGGCTTCGAGTTCGTCGACGATGCGCTGACGCATGTTCTCCACGTCGTTGGCGATGGCGCGGATGTCTCTGGGGCCCTGCGGAAGGATCTGCTCGTTGAAGTGACCTTCGGCCACTCGACGGCAGGCCGCCGCGACCGCGGTGAGCGGCCGAACCAGCGCTTGGCGAAGCAACAGCGCCAGCAGCACCATCGTCACCAGAAACGCCGCCAGCATCGCCAGCAGCACCACGTTGCGCCAGGCCCGGATGCTGTCGAGCTCGGCGATGCCGGCATCACGCGCCTGCTCCAGGCGGTCATTCTGGATCTCGAAAAGGCCACGCAGCCGGTCGAACTCACTCTTGCCGATCGCATTGAGATCCGGGGAGATGACCGCGGGCCGGCCAGGTTGCACCGTGGCGATCGCGGGCTCGGCGAATTCGGTTCGCCACGTCGCCGCGGCCTGTTCGATGGCGTCGAGGTCCTCGAGGAGGTCCGGTCGATTCTGTTCCAGCAAGCGCAGTTCCACCGAGGTCTCGGCTTCGGCCTGTCGACCGTCGCCGTACGGGGCCAGGAACTGCTCGTCGGCCGAGATCAGGTACCCGCGCACCGCGGTCTCCTGGTCCCGCAACGCCGCTTGCAGCTGATACGCCGCGACCCGCGACGGAGCGATCTGATTGATGATCTGACTCGACACCTGCTCGGTGCGGTTGAGCAGCACCGCCACCACCACCGCGCCGGCGAGGACGACGACGGCAAGAACAGCCAAGATCATGTTCTGCCAACCCTGAACGGTCAGCCTCGGCCCCCCGGCGGGCCGTGGTTGCGGCCGGGTCATCGCTGCGGCACCCGCTCGACCCGGACGACGGCGATATCGTCACCGATGCCGCCCTGCGGCTGGGCACGATCTTCGACCGCGTTGATGAGCGCGTCGACGAACGCCCGGCCCGGCAGCGCGGCCAGCGATTGCGCCAGCTCCAGGAGTCCCGACTCACCCAGGCGTTCGTTTCCGCGCCCGATGTGCCCTTCGAACAAGCCGTCGGTCAGCAACACCAACCCTTTGCCGTCGGGGAGCTCCACCTGCGCGGGAGCCCATTCGCCGGCCTGCAGACCCAACGCGGGTCCACCGGGCGGTTCCACCCACTCCACGGTTCCGCCGCCGTGCAGCAGCATGCCCGGATGCCCGGCCCGGACCGCGGTGATCACCGGACCTTCCGGCGGGATGGCCAAGCTGAGGACGGTGGCGAAGATCCCCTTACCGGCCCGTTCGGCGCGCAGAATCCGTTCCAGTTGCCGCATCCGCTCCGCGCCGCGCAGCCCGGCGAAGGTCAACGTCCGCCACGCGATCCGCAGCGCCACCCCCAGAGCAGCCTCGTCAGGGCCGTGGCCGGCGACGTCGCCGATCATCACGTGCACCGTACGATCCGGGGTCTGCACGAAGTCATAGAAGTCGCCACCGAGCAGGGCGTTGGCGCGGCTGGGCCGGTACTGGCTGACGATGTCCACGCCGGGGTTGTCCAGCAGCAGCGGCGAGGGCAGCAGACCCCGCTCCAACCGCGCGTTCTCCCGCTCGCGCAGCTGCGTGGCGTGCAGATCCACCGCGGTCAGCTCGGCGCGTTTGCGCTCGATCGCGTAGAGCACCGCGCGGCGCAGCGTGTCGGGATCGACGCGGTCTTTGACCAGATAGTCCTGGGCTCCCGAGCCGACCGCCACCGACGCGAAGTGCTCGTCGTTGAGCCCGGTCAACACCACCACCGGAATGGTGGCGTCCATTCCCGCGATGCGGGCGAGGCCGTCCATGCCGTCGATGTCGTGCAGGTGCAGATCCAGCAGCACACAGTCAGGGCGGCCGCCTGCGATGAGCGCCTCGGCCTCGCCCATGGACTGCGCCCACCGCACCGTGATGTCGACGCCGGTGTCGGCGATGAGTTCCTCGACCAGGATCGCGTCCGCGCGGTCGTCCTCTACCAGCAGCAACGACAGCGTGTCGCTGTCATGCAGGACGCTCATGGCCCCTGGCTCTTTCGTTGGCACGCTCACCGGCGGGCCGATCTGTTCGATTGACAATTTCTTGAGAATACCCGGGGCAGGTGGTTCGCGGACAACCGCGCCGATGCGGCGTTGCGGACCCGGGCCACCGGTGCCGGCGCTGATAATCTGCCTGCGTTCGCCGCCGGTGAGCTCGGGGTCTGGCTTTCGCACATCGCCCCCGGCCGCGGCGTGGCAAAGGCACACAGCAACCCGATCCGACGAAATGAGTGGCGTGCGCAGCGGAGAGATCAAGGCCTTGTCCGGCCTGCGCATCGTCGCCGCAGTATGGGTGGTGCTGTTCCATTTCCGGCCGATGTTGGCCGCGGCGGCGCCCGAATTCAGTAGTGCACTCGCGCCCATCCTCGACGCCGGCGCGCAGGGCGTCGATCTGTTCTTCATCCTCAGCGGTTTCGTTCTGACCTGGAACTACCTGGACCGTATGGGCCAGACATGGTCCACCAGGGCGACACTGCGTTTTCTGTGGCTGCGGCTTGCGCGGGTGTGGCCGGTGTATCTGGTGACGATGCATCTGGCTGCGGCGTGGATTGTTTTCACGCTCTACGTCGGTCGTGTTCCCGCCGAGCCCGAGGTGGTGCAGTCTCTCAACGCCACCAGTTGGTGGCGTCAGGTTCTGCTGGTCCAGCTGTGGTTCGAGCCCTACTTCGACGGGACGAGCTGGGACGGCCCGGCGTGGTCGATCAGTGCCGAGTGGCTGGCGTATTTGCTGTTCGGCGGGTTGATCCTGGTGGTGTTCCGCATCGCGGCGGTGACCCGGGCGCGGGCGTTGATGTGGTTGGCGGTCGCGGCCTCGATGCCGCCGATCTTGTTGCTGTTGGCCAGCGGGTTGTTCTACACGCCGTGGAGTTGGCTGCCCCGCATCGTGATGCAGTTCCTGGCAGGCGCGTTGGCCTGCGCCGCAGTGCGCAAGCTGCAACTGTCGGAGCGCTCGCGACGGGTGGCAGGCGTCACCTCGCTGGGGATCGGCGCGGCGATCATCGGCGGGCTGTACCTGCTCGATGCCCATCCACCCGGGAACATCTACGACGCCGGCGGTCTGGTCGACGTCCTGTTTGTGCCGTTCGTGATCGCGGTGGCCATCGGTGCGGGAACGCTGCCGGCCTTGTTGTCGATCAGACCCATGGTCTATCTCGGGCACATCTCGTTCAGCCTGTACATGCTGCACGAGATCGTGCACACCGCGTGGAATTGGGCAGTGCAGCAGTTCGACATCACGCTGACGCCCAGCTGGTCGGCGAAGATGATCGTCGTGGGCCTGATCGTGGTGGCGGGTCTGGGCGCGGCGTGGCTCTACCACTTCGTCGAGGAGCCCGCTCGGCGGTGGATGCGGCGGATGGTCGCCCCGCACGACCCGCACCGGACCCAGATGGCCGAGCCGCCGCCGGGCAGACTGCAGCCGGTGGCGCGCGCCGGATAACGATCGCGGGGCGCTGCGGCGCGTCGCGGCCGACGACTACGCCGACGAACTACGCTGGTCCGGTGAGTCGGCTGTGCACCTTCCTGCTCGCTGCCGCAGTACTTTTCGGCAGCACCTATGTCCCGCTGCCCGCGGCGCAGCAGCCGCAGGTGCGGCACCTCAACTTCATCGCCAACAGCGTGACGGTGATCGGCGACTCCTACACCACGGGCAGCGACCAGGGCGGCAACGGACCCAGGTCGTGGGCGCCGCAGGTGTGGCGCGAGCTATCGGCGCGTGGCATCGCGGTGAGGCCGACGGTGGCCGCCGAAGGCGGCGCGGGTTATTGCACCCGCGGCAACCGGGGCAGCGTCTTCGAGGATCTGACGGTGCGCTCGGTCAAGCCCGGCGATGCGCTGGTGGTGTTCTACGGATCCCGCAACGACATGCCCGTCGACCCGACCCGGTTGTCCATCGCGATGTACGGCACGCTGAAGTTGGCTCGCCAGATCGCGCGCTCGGCCAAACTTCTGGTGATCGGACCGCCCTGGCCGACGGAAACCCCGCCACCGGAGATCCTGCGGATCCGCGATGTGCTGTCTTATCAGGCCGAACTGGCCGGAGCGACATTTGTCGACCCGATAGCCGCGCGCTGGTTCGCCGGCCGATCGGAACTGATCGGCAAAGACGGCGTGCACCCCACCGATGCGGGTCACGCCTACATGGCCGCCAAGATCGCCCCGCTGATCGGTGCCCAGCTCAACCCGTATTGAGGCTACGGTGATCCGATGGTGATCCGATGATCCGCAACGTGGTCCTGGCCAAGCTCACATCCGGTTACGACGCCGCCGAAGTGGCCAGCATCCAGCAGGGGTTGCGCGAGCTCAACTGTCCGGGGACCGTGCGCGTGACCGTGGGCACCGACGCCGGGTTGCGGGACGGCAACTGGGATTTCGTGATCGTCGCCGATTTCGCCGATGTGGCGGCGTACCGCGGTTACGACGAGGATGCGGCGCACAATCAGCTGCGGGCGCGTCTGGCACCGATGGTCGAACAGATCGCGCGGGCCCAGTTCGCGGTCGACGACGACTGAGCCGTCACCGGGGGCGGGTGTAGCGCTGGGCGAAGCGTCGCAGGATCGTCATCGGCGCGCTGACCGGCCGTTGTCGGGCCGTCTCCTTGAGCGTCTCGGCGGTCTCGGGGGCGAAGTACCCGTGATCCTTGTACACGTCGACGCGGGTACACAGGCCGTCGACGTCGAGCTCGGGATGGAATTGCGTGGCATAGACGTTGGCGCCCACCCGGAACGCCTGAATCGGGCAGGCGGGGGAGCTGGCCAGGTGCGCGACACCCGCCGGCAGGCTGGCGGCAGCCTCCTTGTGACCCCCGAAGGCGTCGAAGTCATCGGGGAGCTCGGCGAAGACCGGGTCATTGCGTCCCTGTTCGGTCAGCGACACCCTGACCGGCCCGACCGGCTCGCTGTGCACCCGATCGATTGTGGCGCCGATGGCAGCTCCGACCGTACCGATGCCGTAGCAGCACCCCAGAAACGGGAAGTCGCGGTCGATCACGGCGTCGAGCAACCGCGCCAGTTCGGCCTCCACCCGCCGCTGTGTCAGGGTCTTGGCACGCTCATCGTCACTGACGTTGTAGGGACCGCCGCCCAGGATGATGCCCGACCAGTCCCGGAGGTCCACGTGGCCCAGCGGTTGGGTGGTGAGCGCGATCCGGTGCAACTGATGGTCGGCCAATGCGGCGAAGCGCCGCATCGCCCGGAATTCGTCGTCGGCCGCCGCATCTTCGTCGCGGATGGACAACAGCAGGAACGGCGCATCGGCCACGCCGTTAGGTTAGTCGCGGCCGGCCGGACTACGTTGTCGGTCAGTGAGAACGCTGATCGACTTCCGCGACGCCCGCGTCGTTGCCCTTCCCACCCCCGACGGGCTGCGGGTCGGCGTCCTGGTGGAAGGCCCGCAGGGCTGGGGCGAGTTCAGTGCGCCGCCCGATGCCGACGATGCACTCGCGGCGCGATGGCTGACAGCAGCTATGGAGCCGAGCACTGTGGGCTGGCCGGACGCGGTGCGTGGTCAGGTGCCGGTAGCTGCCGCGCGGGTCACGGTCGCCGCGCGTCCCGGGGCGCTCGACGCTGCGCTCGAGCGCGTGCACGCCGTCCATGACAATCTGCCGGCGGGGGCCCTGTTGCGCTGCTCGGTACAGGTCGCCGACGTCGACGCTGCTGTCGGGCTCATCGGCGAACTGGCGCGCACGATCCCCGCACTCGACATCGTCGAATTGACATCCGCCTCAGCGGTTTCGGCCGCCGCGCTGCGGTCTCGCAGCGCGGTCCCGGTCGCCGTCGAGGCCGATGTGCTGGCGCAGGCACCTCGGCCCGCTGAGATTGCCGACGCGGCGATACTGCGCAGCGGCCCGCTGGGCGGGGTGCGCCGCGCGTTGCGGCGCGCCGAAGCGATCGGGCTGCCCGCGCTGGTGAACCCGACAGGCCTGACCAGCGTGGGAATTGCCGGCGACATCGCGCTGGCGGCCGCCATGCCGCAGCTGCCCTACCCGTGCGGTCCGACCCCGAGGTGGCTGGCCGACGCCGACGTCGTCAGCCCATCTCGTTCGCTGACCGGGGAGGGCGGGTGGCTTCCGGCCGCCCCGACCCCGGCATCGCCGGACACCGACCGGCTGGGCCGCTACCAGGTCACCGACCCGAGCACGGTGGAGCGGTGGCAGGCGCTGCTGCAGCGCGCCGGCGAGGCACGCTAGCCACCCGGTGACCTCTGCTCAGTCCTGCTTGCTGATCAACCGTCCCAGCGCCGCGCGATCCGGTGCGAGCAGTTCGTCGATGCGCTCCTGATTGACATCGGCGACGATGATTTCGCCGACCTCCTGATACACGTCGCTGAAGATGCCGTGCGCCTTCATCTTGTCGGTTTGGTAGATGTTGTCCTCGGTCGGCGTCACGTAGTACACGATCACTGCCTTGAATCGGTGGATCAACCACAGGTGGATCAGGTCCATCAGCCGCTTCTGCCGCAGGTGTTCGGCGAAGGTGTTCTGGTCGCGGACGGTCAGGATGCTGCGGCCGTGTCGGTCCTTGATCGGGTCGACGACGACGTTGGCCAGCGGCTCCTCCCCGTCGCCGAGGATCTGCAAGTCGAGCACGTCGGAGCCGGCCCGCCGGGGACGCAACTGGACGTGCAGCTTCTCCGAGATCTGGTAGTGCTCGGCCCACAACGCCAGCCATTCCTCGAGCAGCTTCTTGGGCACCTCGGTCTGCACCAGGTGCTGATGCTGAGTGGAGCCCTTGCCCATCGACTTCGTGGTAGCCGTGCGCCCCGACGACGCTGCCAGTGCCGCGTCGCTGCGCGGACCTCCGACCAGCGTTTGCGGTGTGCGGTAAGGAGATTCGACCAACCGCATCTTGCGCTGCAGCCTGGCCAGCGCGAGCATACCTTCCTGGCGAAGCGAGGTCGCGAACTCTTCGGAGGCCACGCCGTCGACCTGGTGGCCGCCGTAGGTGATGAAGTTGAAGACGAACCCCATCTTGCCGAGTTCCTCGGGGAATGCCCGCATCTCCTCATCGGTCATTCCGGTGGTGTCCCAGTTGAACGACGGCGAAAGGTTGTAGGCCAACATCTTGTCCGGGTAGACGGCGTGGATGGCATCGGCGAACTGTTTGGCGTCGGCCAGATCGGCGGTCTTGGTCTCCATCCACAGGATGTCGGCGAACGGTGCGGCGGCCAACGACTTGGCGATCGCGTAGGGAATACCGCCGCGCACCTGGTAGTAGCCCTCGGGCGTCTTGGCCCGCTCGCAGTCCCAGGCCACGTCGGCGCCGAGTTCTTTGGCCTTCTCACGTGCGGTGTACAGCGGAGCGCGCTCGGCGAACGCGCGCCACTCGGCCACACTCATCGACGACGGCTCGCCTTCTCGGTCACGGAATTCCAGCAGCTCGGCGACCGCGCCACCGTAGGTGTTCAGCCCGGCATCCTGTTCCCACAGCTCGACGCATTTCGACTCGACCTTGTCGTAGGCCGCGTCGACCGAGGCCACCGCGCCATCCTTCCAGGTGCGCGCGGCGTCGTCGATCACCGCGACCAGACCCTGGCGCTGCAACCACGCCTCGGCCGCGGCGTACTCACCGTCGGGCAGCGCGTAGAGCAGGTGACCGTTGATCTCGCTGACACCCTGGTCGTAGAAGCGCCGCATCATGGCCAGGAAGCACGCCTTGTAGGGCGGGATCTTGAGGTTGGTGGCACCGAGCAGGAATGGTTGGTCCCGCTCATCGGCACGCCCGTCGATCAGGTTGGCCGCCTCGGCGTCGGTGCGCGCGACGATGATGCCGGGCACCCGCATCACGTCGAGCTGGAAACGCGCGGTGTTGAGCCGCTTGATCTGCTCGTCGGACGGGACGAGCACCTTGCCGCCCTGATGACCGCATTTTTTCGTCCCGGGACGCTGGTCCTCAATGTGGTAGCCCGGCACGCCGGCTTCGACAAAGCGCCGAATCAGGTTGCGTACGTGCGGATCACCACCGTGACCGGTGT from Mycobacterium sp. SMC-4 includes:
- a CDS encoding O-succinylbenzoate-CoA synthase; this translates as MRTLIDFRDARVVALPTPDGLRVGVLVEGPQGWGEFSAPPDADDALAARWLTAAMEPSTVGWPDAVRGQVPVAAARVTVAARPGALDAALERVHAVHDNLPAGALLRCSVQVADVDAAVGLIGELARTIPALDIVELTSASAVSAAALRSRSAVPVAVEADVLAQAPRPAEIADAAILRSGPLGGVRRALRRAEAIGLPALVNPTGLTSVGIAGDIALAAAMPQLPYPCGPTPRWLADADVVSPSRSLTGEGGWLPAAPTPASPDTDRLGRYQVTDPSTVERWQALLQRAGEAR
- a CDS encoding Rv0518 family GDSL lipase — its product is MSRLCTFLLAAAVLFGSTYVPLPAAQQPQVRHLNFIANSVTVIGDSYTTGSDQGGNGPRSWAPQVWRELSARGIAVRPTVAAEGGAGYCTRGNRGSVFEDLTVRSVKPGDALVVFYGSRNDMPVDPTRLSIAMYGTLKLARQIARSAKLLVIGPPWPTETPPPEILRIRDVLSYQAELAGATFVDPIAARWFAGRSELIGKDGVHPTDAGHAYMAAKIAPLIGAQLNPY
- a CDS encoding acyltransferase; amino-acid sequence: MSGVRSGEIKALSGLRIVAAVWVVLFHFRPMLAAAAPEFSSALAPILDAGAQGVDLFFILSGFVLTWNYLDRMGQTWSTRATLRFLWLRLARVWPVYLVTMHLAAAWIVFTLYVGRVPAEPEVVQSLNATSWWRQVLLVQLWFEPYFDGTSWDGPAWSISAEWLAYLLFGGLILVVFRIAAVTRARALMWLAVAASMPPILLLLASGLFYTPWSWLPRIVMQFLAGALACAAVRKLQLSERSRRVAGVTSLGIGAAIIGGLYLLDAHPPGNIYDAGGLVDVLFVPFVIAVAIGAGTLPALLSIRPMVYLGHISFSLYMLHEIVHTAWNWAVQQFDITLTPSWSAKMIVVGLIVVAGLGAAWLYHFVEEPARRWMRRMVAPHDPHRTQMAEPPPGRLQPVARAG
- the aceA gene encoding isocitrate lyase ICL2; this encodes MAITEADLQSDSSFERDVAETQRYLDSPRFDGTIRLYTARQVAEQRGTIAVDYAVAREAATAFYPHLRNLFEQKKSITTFGPYSPGQAVVMKRMGIEGIYLGGWATSAKGSTTEDPGPDLASYPLSQVPEEAAGLVRALLTADRNQNYLRQQMTPEQRATTPEYDYRPFIIADADTGHGGDPHVRNLIRRFVEAGVPGYHIEDQRPGTKKCGHQGGKVLVPSDEQIKRLNTARFQLDVMRVPGIIVARTDAEAANLIDGRADERDQPFLLGATNLKIPPYKACFLAMMRRFYDQGVSEINGHLLYALPDGEYAAAEAWLQRQGLVAVIDDAARTWKDGAVASVDAAYDKVESKCVELWEQDAGLNTYGGAVAELLEFRDREGEPSSMSVAEWRAFAERAPLYTAREKAKELGADVAWDCERAKTPEGYYQVRGGIPYAIAKSLAAAPFADILWMETKTADLADAKQFADAIHAVYPDKMLAYNLSPSFNWDTTGMTDEEMRAFPEELGKMGFVFNFITYGGHQVDGVASEEFATSLRQEGMLALARLQRKMRLVESPYRTPQTLVGGPRSDAALAASSGRTATTKSMGKGSTQHQHLVQTEVPKKLLEEWLALWAEHYQISEKLHVQLRPRRAGSDVLDLQILGDGEEPLANVVVDPIKDRHGRSILTVRDQNTFAEHLRQKRLMDLIHLWLIHRFKAVIVYYVTPTEDNIYQTDKMKAHGIFSDVYQEVGEIIVADVNQERIDELLAPDRAALGRLISKQD
- a CDS encoding PP2C family protein-serine/threonine phosphatase → MSVLHDSDTLSLLLVEDDRADAILVEELIADTGVDITVRWAQSMGEAEALIAGGRPDCVLLDLHLHDIDGMDGLARIAGMDATIPVVVLTGLNDEHFASVAVGSGAQDYLVKDRVDPDTLRRAVLYAIERKRAELTAVDLHATQLRERENARLERGLLPSPLLLDNPGVDIVSQYRPSRANALLGGDFYDFVQTPDRTVHVMIGDVAGHGPDEAALGVALRIAWRTLTFAGLRGAERMRQLERILRAERAGKGIFATVLSLAIPPEGPVITAVRAGHPGMLLHGGGTVEWVEPPGGPALGLQAGEWAPAQVELPDGKGLVLLTDGLFEGHIGRGNERLGESGLLELAQSLAALPGRAFVDALINAVEDRAQPQGGIGDDIAVVRVERVPQR
- a CDS encoding CHASE3 domain-containing protein, producing MTRPQPRPAGGPRLTVQGWQNMILAVLAVVVLAGAVVVAVLLNRTEQVSSQIINQIAPSRVAAYQLQAALRDQETAVRGYLISADEQFLAPYGDGRQAEAETSVELRLLEQNRPDLLEDLDAIEQAAATWRTEFAEPAIATVQPGRPAVISPDLNAIGKSEFDRLRGLFEIQNDRLEQARDAGIAELDSIRAWRNVVLLAMLAAFLVTMVLLALLLRQALVRPLTAVAAACRRVAEGHFNEQILPQGPRDIRAIANDVENMRQRIVDELEASQAATAALDEHAEELRRSNAELEQFAYVASHDLQEPLRKVASFCQLLEKRYGDQLDERGAEYIGFAVDGAKRMQVLINDLLTFSRVGRLNATETDVDLDAALDAALGNLATSIEESGAVIERPAQGLPTVKGDPTLLAMLWQNLIGNAVKFRQPDVAPRVTIRCDADSDHQNWSISLADNGIGIAPEFSDKVFVIFQRLHGRDAYSGTGIGLALCKKIVEHHGGTIWIDNRYTGGTRFEFTLPVAVEDTAAPVLEGSTS
- a CDS encoding glutamine amidotransferase encodes the protein MADAPFLLLSIRDEDAAADDEFRAMRRFAALADHQLHRIALTTQPLGHVDLRDWSGIILGGGPYNVSDDERAKTLTQRRVEAELARLLDAVIDRDFPFLGCCYGIGTVGAAIGATIDRVHSEPVGPVRVSLTEQGRNDPVFAELPDDFDAFGGHKEAAASLPAGVAHLASSPACPIQAFRVGANVYATQFHPELDVDGLCTRVDVYKDHGYFAPETAETLKETARQRPVSAPMTILRRFAQRYTRPR
- a CDS encoding Dabb family protein; its protein translation is MIRNVVLAKLTSGYDAAEVASIQQGLRELNCPGTVRVTVGTDAGLRDGNWDFVIVADFADVAAYRGYDEDAAHNQLRARLAPMVEQIARAQFAVDDD